A stretch of Aerococcaceae bacterium zg-252 DNA encodes these proteins:
- a CDS encoding GNAT family N-acetyltransferase gives MNEIIKLKPFTELNLKHIWEIGYREHSPEWKKWDAPYFDDYKAFATFDSFKQSNVYHFLSSSSVQGIFISEKPIGMVSYYWENEKTRWLEIGIIIFDCNYWSGGYGAQALLLWIEYIFSTITKLEHIGLTTWSGNQRMMRVAEKIGMTKEAQIRKVRFWEDVYYDSIKYGILRQEWKARLE, from the coding sequence ATGAATGAAATAATAAAATTAAAACCCTTTACCGAGCTAAATCTCAAACACATTTGGGAAATCGGTTATAGAGAGCACTCTCCTGAATGGAAAAAATGGGACGCACCTTATTTTGACGATTATAAAGCATTTGCTACCTTTGATTCTTTTAAACAATCTAATGTATATCATTTTCTAAGTTCATCTTCAGTCCAAGGAATTTTCATTTCAGAAAAGCCAATCGGTATGGTTTCTTATTACTGGGAAAATGAAAAAACTAGATGGCTAGAAATCGGCATTATTATCTTTGATTGCAATTATTGGAGTGGAGGGTATGGTGCTCAAGCATTACTTCTTTGGATAGAGTATATTTTTTCCACTATTACAAAATTAGAACATATAGGTTTAACTACTTGGAGTGGCAATCAACGTATGATGCGAGTCGCTGAAAAAATTGGTATGACAAAAGAAGCTCAAATTCGAAAAGTCAGATTCTGGGAAGATGTCTACTACGATTCAATTAAATACGGCATTCTTAGACAAGAATGGAAAGCACGATTAGAATAA